A genomic stretch from Calidithermus timidus DSM 17022 includes:
- a CDS encoding phosphoglucomutase/phosphomannomutase family protein gives MAAIKFGTDGWRGVIGADYTFDNVAKVAQAYADHLNSQGAKRVVVGHDTRFLAAKFAERAAQVLAANGLEVLLSKSYVPSPVLSFAVKHLQADGGVMITASHNPPEYLGFKIKGSYGGAAVPALIAEVEKKLGAEAKPFDPSRHKIERFDVRKPYYDHLMSLLDIEALRSYEGVLYHDSMGGAGGGWISGFAKHAGLKLEVRGLHEVPDPMFYGVNPEPIPANQFTVMTVLKAEEGTTFAAVTDGDADRIGAVLAGGIHFNSHQIFVVLLKHLVQRRGLSGRVVKTFSVSRVVELLAKKLGTELLTTPIGFKYITDEMLKGGVLIGGEESGGIGVDIHLPERDGIFNALLLLEAVVKSGKSLGEQFAEIEAEVGFKHNYDRLDLHLPSMDHIRAVMEKVASPQPIAGQKVVGTEGLDGVKWLFEDGGWLLYRASGTEPVLRVYCEAQSEQAVKSILAEAKKLVEA, from the coding sequence ATGGCAGCTATCAAGTTCGGCACCGACGGATGGCGCGGGGTTATCGGCGCGGATTACACCTTCGACAACGTAGCGAAGGTGGCCCAGGCGTATGCGGATCACCTGAATTCCCAAGGCGCGAAGCGGGTGGTAGTAGGCCACGACACCCGCTTCCTGGCGGCTAAATTCGCCGAGCGAGCCGCGCAGGTGTTGGCAGCCAACGGGCTCGAGGTACTGCTCTCCAAGAGCTACGTGCCCTCTCCGGTGCTCTCCTTCGCCGTCAAGCATCTGCAAGCCGATGGCGGGGTGATGATCACCGCCAGCCACAACCCCCCGGAGTACCTGGGCTTCAAGATCAAGGGCAGCTACGGCGGAGCAGCGGTGCCCGCCCTGATCGCCGAGGTGGAGAAGAAGCTGGGCGCCGAAGCAAAGCCCTTCGACCCCTCCCGGCACAAGATCGAGCGCTTCGACGTGCGCAAGCCCTACTACGACCACCTGATGAGCCTGCTGGACATCGAGGCCTTGCGCAGCTACGAAGGCGTGCTCTACCACGACAGCATGGGCGGAGCTGGGGGCGGCTGGATTTCGGGCTTCGCCAAGCACGCCGGGCTCAAGCTCGAGGTGCGCGGCCTGCACGAAGTCCCCGACCCCATGTTCTACGGGGTCAACCCCGAGCCCATCCCCGCCAACCAGTTCACCGTCATGACCGTGCTCAAAGCCGAGGAGGGCACCACCTTCGCCGCCGTCACCGATGGCGACGCCGACCGTATCGGGGCCGTGCTGGCGGGAGGGATCCACTTCAACAGCCACCAGATCTTCGTGGTGTTGCTCAAACACCTCGTCCAGCGGCGGGGCCTGAGCGGGCGGGTGGTCAAGACCTTCTCGGTCTCGCGCGTGGTCGAGTTGCTGGCGAAAAAGCTGGGGACCGAGCTCCTAACCACCCCCATTGGCTTCAAGTACATCACCGACGAGATGCTCAAGGGCGGCGTGCTCATCGGCGGGGAGGAGTCCGGCGGCATCGGGGTGGACATTCACCTGCCCGAGCGCGACGGGATCTTCAACGCGCTGCTCTTGCTCGAGGCCGTGGTGAAGAGCGGCAAGAGCCTGGGCGAACAGTTCGCCGAGATCGAGGCCGAGGTGGGCTTCAAGCACAACTACGACCGCCTGGACTTACACCTGCCCAGCATGGACCACATCCGCGCCGTGATGGAGAAGGTCGCCAGCCCCCAGCCCATCGCAGGGCAAAAGGTGGTGGGCACAGAGGGCCTCGACGGGGTGAAGTGGCTCTTCGAAGACGGGGGTTGGCTGCTTTATAGAGCCTCGGGCACCGAGCCGGTGCTCAGGGTTTACTGCGAGGCCCAGAGCGAACAGGCCGTAAAAAGCATTCTGGCCGAAGCCAAAAAGCTGGTCGAGGCTTGA
- a CDS encoding ATP-dependent helicase: MDLLSSLNEAQQQAVLHFEGPALVVAGAGSGKTRTVVHRIAYLLRERRVYPGEILAVTFTNKAAGEMKERLEKMVGSLAGDLWVSTFHSAALRVLRVYGEWVGLKPGFVVYDDDDQGTLLKEILKDLGIEARPGQFRAVLDRIKNRLGGVGEFLREAPDFVAGVPKEQAAEVFHLYQKALRGQGAVDFNDLLLLAIQLFEEHPEVLAKVRQRARFIHVDEYQDTNPVQYRLTRLLAGEKPNLVVVGDPDQSIYGFRNADINNILSFTKDYPGAKVFRLEANYRSTAAILKVANAIIEKNTARLEKSLRPVKGGGEKVKLFRAPNAREEAAFVAREIAKRGNFGQIAVLYRTNAQSRVLEEHLRRAGIPARLVGAVGFYERREVKDLLAYARVAVNPLDTLSLRRIVNTPPRGIGASTMGKLLEYAQKQGISALEAFRHAQQVISRPQQVEAFVRLVDDLIEAAYDTGPREFLKRVLEDTGYLEALRSESDGEERIANVEELLRAAGDWEEEVGGTLADFLDTIALTASAEEPAKRVQDGKLAGPEAGGDEVTLMTLHNAKGLEFPVVFLVGVEENLLPHRNSLSRLEDLEEERRLFYVGITRAQETLYLSYAEEREVYGKREYTRESRFLADVPPELLEEVSAFGSAGAAVVIRPAKAEEKQPLGVFKGGEKVRHPRFGQGTVVAALGAEVTVHFPGVGLKKLALQFAGLERID, encoded by the coding sequence ATGGATTTGCTTTCCTCGCTCAACGAAGCCCAGCAACAGGCGGTGTTGCACTTTGAGGGCCCAGCACTGGTGGTAGCCGGGGCCGGCTCGGGCAAGACCCGCACGGTGGTGCACCGCATCGCCTACTTATTGCGCGAGCGCCGGGTCTATCCGGGCGAAATCCTGGCGGTGACCTTTACCAACAAGGCCGCCGGGGAGATGAAGGAGCGCCTGGAGAAGATGGTGGGCAGCCTGGCTGGCGACCTGTGGGTCTCGACCTTTCACTCCGCTGCCCTGCGCGTTTTACGGGTATACGGCGAGTGGGTGGGGCTCAAGCCGGGCTTTGTGGTCTATGACGACGACGACCAGGGCACTTTGCTCAAGGAGATCCTCAAGGATCTGGGCATCGAGGCCAGGCCGGGGCAGTTTCGGGCGGTGCTCGACCGCATCAAGAACCGCCTGGGCGGGGTGGGTGAGTTTTTGCGTGAGGCCCCCGACTTCGTAGCGGGCGTGCCCAAGGAGCAGGCCGCCGAGGTCTTCCACCTTTACCAGAAAGCCCTGCGTGGCCAGGGAGCCGTGGACTTCAACGACCTGCTGCTGCTGGCCATCCAGCTCTTCGAGGAACACCCCGAAGTCCTGGCCAAGGTGCGTCAGCGCGCGCGCTTCATCCACGTCGATGAGTACCAGGATACCAACCCCGTGCAGTACAGGCTGACCCGGCTGCTGGCGGGGGAGAAGCCCAACCTGGTGGTGGTGGGTGACCCCGATCAGTCGATTTACGGCTTCCGAAATGCCGATATCAACAACATTTTGAGCTTCACCAAGGACTACCCCGGCGCCAAGGTCTTCCGCCTCGAGGCCAACTACCGCTCCACTGCGGCCATCCTCAAAGTCGCCAACGCGATCATCGAGAAGAACACCGCGCGGCTGGAGAAGAGCTTGCGCCCGGTGAAGGGCGGCGGGGAGAAGGTCAAGCTCTTCCGGGCTCCCAACGCCCGCGAGGAGGCGGCCTTCGTGGCTCGCGAGATCGCCAAGCGTGGCAACTTCGGTCAGATCGCGGTACTCTACCGCACCAACGCCCAGTCGCGGGTGCTGGAGGAGCACCTGCGCCGCGCGGGCATCCCGGCCAGGTTGGTGGGGGCGGTGGGCTTCTACGAGCGTCGGGAGGTGAAGGACCTGTTGGCTTATGCCCGCGTGGCCGTCAACCCCCTCGATACCCTCTCGCTGCGCCGCATCGTCAACACCCCTCCGCGCGGCATCGGGGCCAGCACGATGGGCAAGCTGCTGGAGTATGCCCAGAAGCAGGGGATTTCGGCCCTGGAAGCCTTCCGCCACGCTCAGCAGGTCATCAGCCGACCCCAGCAGGTCGAGGCTTTCGTCCGGTTGGTGGACGACCTGATCGAGGCTGCCTACGACACCGGCCCCCGCGAGTTCCTCAAGCGGGTGCTCGAGGACACCGGCTACCTCGAGGCCCTGCGCTCCGAATCCGACGGCGAGGAGCGCATCGCCAACGTGGAGGAGTTGCTGCGCGCGGCGGGCGACTGGGAGGAGGAGGTGGGGGGTACCCTGGCCGACTTCCTCGACACCATTGCCCTCACCGCCTCGGCGGAGGAGCCGGCCAAGCGCGTACAGGACGGCAAGCTCGCGGGCCCCGAGGCCGGGGGAGATGAGGTCACGCTCATGACGTTGCACAACGCTAAGGGCCTGGAGTTCCCCGTGGTGTTTCTGGTAGGGGTCGAGGAGAATCTGCTCCCGCACCGCAACAGCCTCTCCCGGCTGGAGGACCTCGAAGAGGAGCGCCGCTTGTTCTATGTGGGCATCACCCGCGCCCAGGAGACGCTCTATCTGAGTTATGCCGAGGAGCGCGAGGTTTACGGCAAGCGCGAGTACACCCGCGAGAGCCGCTTCTTAGCCGACGTGCCCCCGGAGCTGCTCGAGGAGGTCTCGGCCTTTGGCAGCGCGGGCGCGGCGGTGGTGATCCGCCCGGCCAAAGCGGAGGAGAAGCAGCCTCTGGGCGTGTTCAAGGGCGGGGAGAAGGTCCGGCACCCCCGCTTTGGCCAGGGAACGGTGGTCGCGGCGCTGGGGGCTGAGGTCACCGTGCATTTCCCCGGCGTTGGATTAAAGAAATTGGCCCTTCAGTTCGCGGGGCTCGAGCGTATAGACTGA
- a CDS encoding DUF4342 domain-containing protein, giving the protein MAGNPQGPKGKTWVEEIEISGGQLVDKVRELVQEGNARRVTVCKENGEEIFSVPLTVGVLVGGVVTVALPVLAALGVIAGIVTRVRLKIEREEGATTEIREEPIAEVKPEDKPL; this is encoded by the coding sequence ATGGCAGGGAATCCACAGGGGCCCAAAGGCAAGACCTGGGTCGAGGAGATCGAGATTTCGGGCGGCCAACTCGTCGATAAGGTGCGCGAACTCGTGCAAGAGGGCAACGCCCGCCGGGTAACCGTGTGCAAGGAGAACGGGGAGGAGATCTTCTCGGTGCCCCTGACGGTGGGGGTGCTGGTGGGCGGCGTGGTGACGGTGGCCCTGCCCGTGCTGGCGGCGCTGGGCGTGATTGCCGGGATCGTCACCCGCGTGCGGCTGAAGATCGAGCGCGAAGAGGGGGCCACCACCGAGATCAGGGAGGAACCCATCGCCGAAGTCAAACCTGAGGACAAGCCCCTCTGA
- a CDS encoding 3-oxoacyl-[acyl-carrier-protein] synthase III C-terminal domain-containing protein, whose amino-acid sequence MYWARAAELARLYPKDCVLMVAVELCSLTFVRGDLSRANLVATSLFADGAAAVVLGSGEGPEVVGGFSRLLPESYEVMGWEVVESGLQVRFAQSIPQLITDKLGALIKDGLASHGLKAQDVGVWVLHPGGRKVLSAYRQALPIDDRSYEASRSTLREYGNMSSLTVLFVLERLLGKVEGKVTGVLLALGPGFATEGVVLRW is encoded by the coding sequence GTGTATTGGGCCAGGGCCGCTGAGTTGGCCCGGCTCTACCCAAAAGATTGCGTGCTGATGGTGGCGGTGGAACTGTGCAGCCTGACGTTCGTCCGGGGTGACCTCTCCAGGGCCAACCTGGTCGCCACCAGCCTCTTTGCCGACGGAGCCGCAGCGGTGGTGCTGGGCAGCGGCGAGGGTCCCGAGGTAGTGGGGGGATTCTCGAGACTGCTGCCCGAATCCTACGAGGTAATGGGCTGGGAGGTGGTCGAGTCGGGCTTGCAGGTGCGCTTCGCCCAGAGCATTCCCCAACTGATCACGGACAAGCTGGGTGCTTTGATTAAGGATGGCTTAGCAAGCCACGGCCTGAAGGCCCAGGACGTGGGTGTGTGGGTGCTCCACCCCGGAGGTCGCAAGGTTCTGAGCGCTTACCGCCAGGCCCTGCCCATCGACGATCGCAGCTACGAAGCCTCCCGAAGCACGCTGCGTGAGTACGGCAATATGTCAAGCCTGACGGTGCTCTTCGTGCTCGAGCGGCTGCTGGGGAAGGTCGAGGGCAAGGTGACGGGGGTGCTGCTGGCCCTGGGTCCGGGCTTCGCCACGGAGGGTGTAGTATTGCGTTGGTGA
- a CDS encoding cytochrome P450 — MRQTVPGPTLRELLPRLRELQQGPLEFLLELTQRYGPFVRIPVPGLAVFSIAQPDAVKHVLQDNARNYSKRTLQFANLALVTGQGLLTSDGEFWLRQRRMAQPAFHRQRIAGFGEAMTTAAVRMLEGWKARESEAIDVDHAMMEMTLEVVGLTLFSSDFSAAAKRMVEATLTALDYVIHKAQNPFGPPAWLPTARNRRFRQALGVLDRAVYRLIEERRARGQPHDDLLSMLLEARDDDGQPMTLRQLRDELITVIIAGHETVASALTWTWHLLAQHPQAEATLHAELAQVLGGRTPTIDDLPRLPYTRAVFEEALRLYPPAWLITRRAIGPDTIGGYPIPRGSLLVLSPYITHRQAEVWPEPESFRPERFLEGARPPRYAYIPFGGGPRLCIGNTFALVEGQLILATLAQRYRLRPAEAKPVKIAPLVTIRPKGGLWMRLERR, encoded by the coding sequence ATGCGCCAAACCGTGCCCGGTCCAACCCTCCGCGAACTCCTGCCCCGCCTGCGTGAGCTCCAACAAGGCCCCCTCGAGTTCCTGCTCGAGCTCACCCAGCGCTACGGCCCCTTCGTGCGGATCCCCGTGCCAGGCTTAGCTGTTTTCAGCATCGCCCAGCCCGACGCCGTCAAGCACGTGCTGCAGGACAACGCCAGGAACTACTCCAAGCGCACGCTACAGTTCGCCAACCTGGCCCTGGTAACCGGCCAGGGCCTCCTCACCAGCGACGGCGAGTTCTGGCTGCGCCAGCGACGCATGGCCCAGCCTGCCTTTCACCGCCAGCGCATCGCGGGCTTCGGTGAGGCCATGACCACTGCCGCGGTGCGGATGCTGGAGGGCTGGAAGGCCCGGGAAAGCGAGGCAATCGACGTCGACCACGCGATGATGGAGATGACCCTGGAGGTCGTGGGGCTCACCCTTTTCTCCAGCGACTTCTCGGCCGCCGCCAAGCGCATGGTCGAGGCCACGCTCACCGCCCTCGACTACGTGATCCACAAGGCCCAGAACCCCTTCGGCCCCCCGGCCTGGCTGCCCACGGCGCGCAACCGCCGCTTCCGGCAAGCCCTGGGGGTGCTGGACCGGGCCGTTTACCGCCTCATCGAGGAGCGCCGGGCCCGGGGCCAGCCCCACGACGACCTGCTCTCCATGCTGCTCGAGGCCCGCGACGACGACGGCCAGCCCATGACGCTGCGCCAACTGCGCGACGAGCTCATCACCGTCATCATCGCCGGGCACGAAACCGTCGCCAGCGCCCTCACCTGGACCTGGCACCTCCTGGCCCAGCATCCCCAGGCCGAGGCCACGCTGCACGCCGAGCTCGCTCAGGTCCTAGGAGGCCGCACCCCCACCATCGACGACCTCCCCCGCCTCCCCTATACCCGCGCCGTCTTCGAGGAGGCCCTTCGCCTCTACCCCCCCGCCTGGCTCATCACCCGTCGCGCCATCGGGCCCGATACCATCGGCGGCTACCCTATCCCCAGGGGCTCCCTGCTGGTCCTGAGCCCCTACATCACCCACCGTCAGGCTGAGGTCTGGCCCGAGCCCGAAAGCTTCCGCCCCGAGCGCTTCCTCGAGGGCGCCCGCCCCCCGCGCTACGCCTACATCCCCTTCGGCGGCGGCCCCCGCCTGTGTATCGGCAACACCTTCGCCTTGGTCGAAGGCCAGCTGATCCTGGCAACCCTCGCCCAGCGCTACCGCCTGCGCCCCGCCGAAGCGAAGCCCGTCAAAATCGCGCCCCTGGTCACAATCCGCCCTAAAGGGGGCCTGTGGATGCGGCTCGAGCGGCGCTGA